Proteins co-encoded in one Prunus persica cultivar Lovell chromosome G6, Prunus_persica_NCBIv2, whole genome shotgun sequence genomic window:
- the LOC18775422 gene encoding E3 ubiquitin-protein ligase PUB24, translating to MEEIQIPEYFICPISLQIMKDPVTVLTGITYDRESIEQWFSTTHDMSCPVTKQALPRDNALTPNHTLRRLIQQWCKENATNGVGLIPTPKLTLNKIYVSGLVQDLGVSHLQANALKKLEALALENAQRNRRSMGEAGVAKAMVLFIVRCYKEGAQRNGVLEALRILHHVWSVDDDHEVKLIVNGSNDFLESLTWVLGCDPEMDNHAILMKSEAILVMKMAMEVITASQLERLNLEFFKNIVMVSKEKISQEALKSALLVLIEACLLGRNRMKMVESGAMFQLIELELARPERHITELIFNLLANLCGCADGRAQLLKHAGGIALVSKRILRVSPATDDRAVHILSLIAMFSATHEVLQEMLLVGAVSKLCMVMQGDCTAHLKKKVRGILRLHSNVWNNSPCIAVYLVTRPR from the coding sequence ATGGAGGAAATTCAGATACCTGAGTATTTCATATGTCCCATATCTCTTCAGATCATGAAAGACCCAGTAACGGTGTTGACCGGCATCACCTACGACCGCGAAAGCATCGAGCAGTGGTTTTCAACAACACACGACATGTCGTGTCCGGTCACAAAGCAGGCCTTGCCAAGAGACAACGCCTTGACGCCTAATCACACGCTCCGCAGGCTGATCCAGCAATGGTGCAAAGAAAATGCAACCAATGGTGTAGGTTTGATCCCAACTCCGAAACTTACCCTGAACAAGATCTATGTCTCTGGACTTGTCCAGGATCTTGGGGTTTCTCATTTGCAGGCCAACGCattgaaaaaattggaagcCCTTGCATTAGAGAATGCTCAAAGGAACAGGAGGTCCATGGGTGAAGCAGGTGTTGCCAAAGCTATGGTTTTGTTCATTGTAAGATGTTACAAGGAAGGTGCTCAAAGAAATGGTGTTCTAGAAGCTTTGAGAATTTTGCACCATGTTTGGAGTGTGGATGATGATCATGAAGTTAAGCTTATTGTCAATGGAAGCAATGACTTTCTTGAATCTTTGACATGGGTTTTAGGGTGTGATCCTGAGATGGATAACCATGCGATCCTCATGAAAAGCGAAGCGATACTAGTAATGAAAATGGCAATGGAAGTCATAACTGCAAGTCAGCTCGAGCGGTTGaatcttgaatttttcaagaaTATTGTAATGGTATCTAAAGAGAAGATCTCCCAAGAAGCTCTCAAATCTGCACTGCTTGTTCTAATAGAAGCATGCCTGTTGGGGAGAAATCGAATGAAGATGGTTGAATCCGGTGCAATGTTCCAGCTCATCGAGCTCGAACTAGCAAGACCCGAAAGGCACATCACCGAGCTGATCTTCAATCTCTTGGCCAATTTGTGTGGCTGCGCTGATGGGAGAGCACAGCTTCTAAAGCACGCTGGTGGTATTGCTTTAGTGTCTAAAAGAATTCTTAGGGTTTCACCAGCAACAGATGATCGAGCGGTCCATATACTTTCATTGATCGCGATGTTCTCAGCGACACATGAAGTTCTTCAGGAGATGCTGTTAGTTGGAGCAGTGTCAAAGCTTTGCATGGTAATGCAAGGAGACTGTACAGCCcatttgaagaagaaggttAGAGGGATCTTAAGGCTGCATTCTAATGTATGGAACAATTCACCTTGTATTGCTGTATATCTTGTAACAAGGCCAAGGTAA
- the LOC18774577 gene encoding E3 ubiquitin-protein ligase PUB23 encodes MEEVDIPSHFLCPISLEIMRDPVTISTGITYDRESIERWLFSGKNKACPVTKQPLFDGTDLTPNHTLRRIIQAWCTLNASQGVERIPTPKSPLDKSQIVKLIEQAKKLPNTNLHCLRRLRSIAITQSERTKSCLEAAGAVEYVASIINKAPSDDPSIIEVAVEVLFLLKGSEAGLKDLISNDGDNNIVESLVKALKFKNFQSRAHAIILLKSVFKVADPIQLMSAKVECFHEILHVLDDRISQQASKAALKLLVELCPWGRNRIKAVEGGAVAVLIEALLETHEKRASELILILLDQLCGCAEGRAELLKHAAGLAIVSKKILRVSHVASDRAVRILSSICRFSATCGVLQEMLQVGVVAKLCLVLQVDCRFKTKEKAREVLKLHSRVWKNSSCIPGHLLPFYPSSSS; translated from the coding sequence ATGGAGGAAGTCGATATTCCTTCCCATTTTctgtgtccaatttcattggaaatCATGAGAGATCCCGTCACCATCTCAACGGGGATCACATACGATCGAGAAAGCATCGAGAGATGGTTATTCTCAGGCAAGAACAAGGCTTGCCCCGTCACGAAACAGCCCTTGTTCGACGGCACAGATCTCACTCCCAACCACACTCTCCGCCGCATAATCCAAGCTTGGTGCACCCTCAACGCTTCGCAAGGCGTCGAGCGGATACCAACCCCAAAGTCTCCGCTCGACAAATCCCAGATCGTTAAGCTCATCGAACAAGCCAAGAAATTGCCTAACACCAACCTCCATTGCCTCCGGAGGCTCAGATCCATTGCCATAACACAAAGCGAAAGGACCAAGAGCTGCTTGGAGGCTGCAGGAGCAGTCGAATACGTGGCCTCAATAATCAACAAGGCTCCCTCTGATGATCCATCTATAATCGAAGTCGCTGTTGAAGTCTTGTTTCTTCTGAAAGGCTCGGAAGCTGGCCTCAAAGATCTCATAAGCAACGATGGCGATAATAATATCGTGGAGTCTTTGGTCAAAGCATTGAAATTCAAGAATTTCCAATCTCGAGCTCACGCAATAATTCTATTGAAGTCTGTTTTCAAAGTGGCAGATCCAATCCAGTTGATGAGCGCCAAGGTTGAGTGCTTCCACGAGATACTACATGTGCTGGATGATCGGATTTCACAACAAGCGTCCAAGGCGGCATTGAAGCTTCTTGTGGAGCTCTGTCCATGGGGAAGAAACCGAATCAAAGCCGTGGAAGGCGGCGCAGTTGCTGTCCTCATAGAGGCTCTTCTTGAGACACATGAAAAAAGAGCGAGTGAGCTGATACTAATCCTTTTGGATCAGCTTTGTGGATGTGCAGAAGGGCGAGCTGAATTGTTGAAGCATGCGGCTGGGCTAGCCATTGTGTCCAAGAAGATCCTTAGGGTTTCGCACGTGGCGAGTGACCGCGCAGTGAGGATATTGTCCTCCATCTGTAGATTTTCTGCAACTTGTGGTGTTCTTCAGGAAATGTTGCAAGTGGGTGTTGTGGCCAAGTTGTGTTTGGTGCTTCAAGTGGATTGTAGGTTTAAGACCAAGGAGAAGGCAAGGGAGGTTCTCAAATTGCACTCCAGAGTTTGGAAGAATTCTTCATGCATTCCTGGTCATTTGTTGCCTTTTTatccatcttcatcttcatga